One genomic region from Nostoc sphaeroides encodes:
- a CDS encoding NYN domain-containing protein codes for MIITNFSKQRNEFKEPKILKAKPHWQGQNLSDTSVKGKDTKTEDTAPDSSILNNLNRGRVAIFIDGLSLFHTALQLGIEIDYVKLLYHLTNGSRLLRAFFYTGVDISNEKQQGFLLWMRRNGYRVVAKELVLAAENFKKSNLNVEIAVDMITLAPYYDTAVLVSGDGDLAYAVNAVSRMGVRVEVVSLQNTTSESLIDVADCFIDLDSIKAHIQKDSNVGYSYRTPSNSNL; via the coding sequence ATGATTATAACTAATTTTAGCAAACAAAGAAATGAATTTAAGGAACCTAAAATACTCAAAGCTAAACCACATTGGCAAGGGCAAAATTTGAGCGATACTTCTGTCAAAGGTAAAGATACTAAGACGGAAGATACAGCACCTGATAGTTCTATTTTAAATAACTTGAATCGTGGTCGAGTTGCTATTTTTATTGATGGCTTAAGCCTATTTCATACAGCTTTACAACTCGGTATAGAAATTGACTACGTTAAATTGCTTTATCATTTAACCAATGGTTCAAGACTGTTGCGTGCTTTCTTCTATACTGGGGTTGATATCAGCAATGAAAAGCAACAGGGTTTTCTATTGTGGATGCGTCGTAATGGCTATCGTGTAGTGGCCAAAGAGCTAGTTCTGGCAGCAGAAAATTTTAAAAAATCAAATCTGAACGTAGAAATTGCTGTAGACATGATAACTTTAGCCCCTTATTATGATACTGCGGTTTTAGTCAGTGGCGATGGGGATCTAGCATACGCTGTGAACGCCGTCAGCAGAATGGGGGTTCGGGTGGAAGTGGTGAGTCTACAAAATACCACTAGTGAAAGTTTGATTGATGTTGCTGACTGCTTCATTGACCTCGATAGTATTAAAGCACACATTCAAAAAGATTCTAATGTTGGCTATAGTTATCGCACGCCGTCAAATTCAAACCTTTAA
- a CDS encoding response regulator transcription factor has protein sequence MDILIVEDEPEIAHLIELSLEKEGFFCRTSRDGMNALRMFQEQPPDLIILDLMIPGLDGLEVCARIRQKPGAKDPYILMLTAKGEEIDRVIGLSTGADDYMVKPFSPRELVARVRALLRRSLRQGGQHQVNRTQHFIVDVDQRTASRQMDSKEVEILDLTTLEFNLLTTFVSNPGRVWNRTQLIDKLWGDNFFGDERVVDTHVARLRKKIEPDSANPTFIKTVVGVGYKFEDSLVG, from the coding sequence ATGGATATTTTAATCGTTGAAGATGAACCAGAAATTGCTCATTTAATCGAACTCTCTTTAGAAAAAGAAGGATTTTTTTGTCGCACTAGCCGTGATGGCATGAATGCTTTGCGAATGTTTCAGGAGCAACCACCTGATTTAATCATTCTAGATTTAATGATTCCTGGTTTGGATGGGTTAGAAGTTTGTGCGAGAATTCGCCAGAAACCAGGTGCAAAAGATCCTTATATTTTAATGCTTACGGCTAAGGGTGAGGAAATCGATCGCGTCATTGGTCTGTCTACTGGTGCTGACGATTACATGGTAAAACCCTTTAGCCCTAGAGAGTTGGTAGCTAGGGTGCGGGCACTATTGCGGCGTAGCCTCCGCCAAGGGGGACAACATCAAGTCAATCGTACCCAACATTTTATTGTCGATGTAGACCAGCGCACTGCCAGTCGTCAGATGGATTCCAAAGAGGTTGAGATTTTGGACTTAACTACCCTAGAATTTAACTTGCTAACTACCTTTGTCAGCAATCCTGGTCGAGTTTGGAACCGCACTCAACTAATTGATAAACTTTGGGGAGATAACTTTTTTGGCGATGAACGAGTGGTGGATACTCATGTAGCTCGGTTGCGAAAAAAGATTGAGCCTGATTCGGCAAATCCTACTTTTATTAAAACTGTTGTTGGGGTGGGCTATAAATTTGAAGATTCTCTGGTAGGGTAA
- a CDS encoding sensor histidine kinase — MKMGLRERLFLSHLVVMLVGVASLVSISKISSPRLFVLHLERLENQGFNLINVRTKLVTGFELAWQRSTIWSVLVGTTAAGGLSYWVSRRIMRRLTEMEQITQKFAAGQMDARLPMSDIPELNGLGASFNRMAASLEGVEARRREVIGDMTHELRTPLTVVRGYLEELADGEIEASPEIYRRLARETRRLERLVNDLQELSKAEAGYLPINIQLVNLRPLLESLVEKFTDQLLEDGPVLVLQCPSVLPPVLADIDRTEQVLVNLLGNAVRYTNEGSITIRVAIEASQLSIAVIDTGIGIAPENFPHVFERFWRADQSRDRHSGGTGIGLTISRRLVELQGGQIQVESELGVGSTFRFFLPLA; from the coding sequence ATGAAAATGGGGCTGAGAGAGCGCCTATTTCTCTCCCACTTAGTAGTAATGCTCGTGGGGGTAGCTAGTCTGGTTAGCATCAGCAAAATCTCTTCCCCTCGCTTGTTTGTCTTGCATTTGGAACGATTAGAAAATCAGGGGTTCAACTTAATCAATGTTCGTACTAAATTGGTTACAGGATTTGAACTTGCTTGGCAACGAAGCACTATTTGGTCAGTGTTAGTTGGCACCACCGCCGCCGGAGGTTTGAGTTACTGGGTGTCCAGACGGATTATGCGGCGGTTGACCGAGATGGAACAAATTACCCAAAAATTTGCTGCTGGTCAGATGGATGCACGACTACCGATGTCTGATATTCCAGAACTTAATGGACTGGGTGCTAGTTTCAACCGGATGGCAGCCAGTTTAGAAGGGGTAGAAGCGCGGCGGCGAGAAGTGATTGGAGACATGACCCATGAGTTACGAACACCGTTAACAGTGGTGCGTGGTTACTTGGAGGAACTGGCTGATGGGGAAATTGAAGCGTCTCCTGAAATTTATCGGCGTTTAGCTAGAGAAACTAGGCGCTTAGAGCGATTGGTGAACGATTTACAAGAACTGTCTAAGGCAGAAGCTGGTTATTTGCCAATTAATATCCAACTGGTAAATCTGCGTCCGTTGTTAGAGTCGTTAGTGGAGAAATTCACCGACCAGCTGTTGGAGGATGGGCCTGTTCTGGTATTGCAATGTCCATCTGTACTGCCTCCTGTATTAGCAGATATTGACCGCACAGAACAGGTGTTGGTTAATTTGCTGGGTAATGCAGTGCGTTACACGAATGAAGGTTCAATTACTATTCGTGTTGCGATTGAAGCTTCTCAACTCTCGATTGCCGTTATAGATACAGGTATTGGTATCGCTCCAGAAAATTTCCCCCATGTGTTTGAGCGCTTCTGGCGAGCCGATCAGTCGCGCGATCGCCATTCGGGAGGTACTGGTATTGGCTTAACTATTTCCCGTCGTTTAGTTGAACTACAAGGCGGTCAGATTCAGGTAGAAAGCGAGTTGGGAGTTGGCAGTACGTTTCGGTTTTTTCTGCCTTTAGCTTGA
- a CDS encoding beta-1,6-N-acetylglucosaminyltransferase codes for MKIAYIILAHNYPQQLGRLLSKLNRDDVSFFIHIDQKADSKIYDHIWTQFNDFKNVFFIKRYNSGWGSFDAVRATLEGIKLIIETGTYFDYVIHLSGQDYLIKSNTEIRKFLQNNQGREFIEYFPLPCSKWRGGGLRRIEYWHIRWKNDYFCIPEKQEFKSPIASFFYSFLILLLPKKRKFSKGFALYGGSAFWCLTGECVKYINDFVKQNPKFVNRFNYTLLADELFYQILILNSPFKDKVVNDHMRYIDWGDVNAYHPRILEKQDIEKIRQSEKLFARKFDTSKDSDILDMLDEMILLNK; via the coding sequence ATGAAAATAGCATATATAATCTTAGCGCATAATTATCCCCAACAATTGGGGCGTCTTCTTTCTAAATTGAATAGAGATGATGTTTCATTTTTTATCCATATAGATCAAAAAGCAGATAGTAAAATATATGATCATATATGGACTCAATTTAATGACTTTAAGAATGTGTTTTTTATCAAGAGATATAATTCAGGATGGGGAAGTTTTGATGCTGTTAGAGCTACTCTTGAAGGAATAAAATTAATAATCGAAACAGGTACTTACTTTGATTATGTTATTCACTTATCTGGTCAAGATTATTTGATAAAGTCCAATACAGAAATACGTAAATTTCTCCAAAATAATCAAGGCAGAGAATTTATCGAATATTTCCCGCTACCTTGTAGTAAATGGAGAGGTGGTGGCTTGAGAAGAATAGAATATTGGCACATTCGTTGGAAAAATGATTATTTTTGTATTCCTGAAAAACAGGAATTTAAATCTCCTATTGCATCTTTTTTTTATTCATTTTTGATTTTGCTTTTACCTAAAAAACGCAAATTTAGTAAAGGGTTTGCTCTTTATGGAGGTTCTGCATTTTGGTGCTTAACCGGAGAATGTGTAAAGTATATAAATGATTTTGTCAAACAAAACCCTAAGTTTGTTAATCGTTTTAATTACACTTTACTGGCAGATGAGCTATTTTACCAAATACTTATTTTAAATTCACCTTTTAAAGATAAGGTAGTTAACGATCACATGAGATATATAGACTGGGGTGACGTTAATGCCTATCATCCAAGAATTTTAGAGAAACAGGATATTGAAAAAATCAGGCAATCAGAAAAATTATTCGCTAGAAAGTTTGATACAAGTAAAGACTCGGATATATTAGATATGTTAGATGAAATGATATTATTAAATAAATAG
- a CDS encoding Gfo/Idh/MocA family protein, with amino-acid sequence MIGIAIAGTGFGQKVHIPGFQAHPQTEVVAVYHRDINKAKAIAESHNIAHASDSLTDIVALPEVQAVSISTPPFLHYEMAKTVLQAGKHLLLEKPTTLNAVEAKELYQLAKEKGVIATVDFEFRFVPGWQLFAELLSEDYVGKLRLIKIDWLGSSRADTSRPWNWYSDQEKGGGALGSLGSHAFDYIHWLFGPVRRLNAHLTTAIPTRVDPVSGESKPVNTDDNCILTLELADGTPCQLSISAVVHAPRTHWVEVYGDRGTLIVGSENQKDYIHGFRVWASQLGKPLTEIEIPNRLIFPNNYADGRISAFIRVVDQWVQGINHNQEIIPSLREGIYSQLLMDLSHESHAKASWVDVPSLEEFLRN; translated from the coding sequence ATGATTGGGATTGCGATCGCAGGCACTGGATTTGGTCAAAAAGTCCACATCCCTGGATTCCAAGCACATCCTCAAACTGAGGTAGTTGCTGTTTATCATCGAGATATAAATAAAGCTAAAGCCATAGCAGAATCCCATAATATCGCCCACGCCTCCGACTCACTTACAGATATTGTGGCATTGCCAGAAGTGCAAGCAGTCAGCATCTCGACGCCGCCTTTTTTGCACTATGAAATGGCAAAAACCGTCTTGCAAGCTGGGAAACATTTATTATTAGAAAAACCGACAACTTTAAATGCAGTTGAGGCTAAAGAACTTTATCAGTTAGCTAAAGAAAAAGGTGTTATTGCGACTGTAGATTTTGAATTTCGCTTTGTACCAGGATGGCAGTTGTTTGCTGAATTATTGTCAGAAGATTATGTGGGAAAGTTGCGCCTAATTAAAATCGATTGGTTGGGTTCTTCTCGTGCTGATACTTCACGCCCTTGGAATTGGTATTCTGACCAGGAGAAAGGAGGCGGTGCATTGGGATCTTTGGGTTCCCACGCCTTCGATTACATTCACTGGTTATTCGGGCCAGTCCGTAGATTAAACGCCCATTTAACCACTGCTATTCCTACACGAGTTGACCCTGTTAGTGGGGAATCTAAGCCAGTGAATACAGATGACAACTGTATATTAACACTGGAATTAGCAGATGGTACACCTTGCCAACTTTCTATCAGTGCGGTGGTTCATGCACCAAGAACTCATTGGGTAGAAGTATATGGCGATCGCGGTACATTAATTGTGGGCAGTGAAAATCAAAAAGATTATATACATGGTTTTCGTGTTTGGGCTTCCCAGCTAGGTAAACCTTTGACAGAAATAGAAATACCAAATCGATTAATTTTTCCGAACAATTATGCTGATGGGCGCATTTCGGCATTTATCCGCGTAGTAGACCAATGGGTACAAGGAATTAACCACAATCAGGAAATTATACCATCGCTGCGAGAAGGAATTTATTCTCAGTTGTTGATGGATTTATCCCATGAATCTCATGCAAAAGCGAGTTGGGTAGATGTACCAAGCTTGGAAGAATTTCTTCGCAACTAG
- a CDS encoding HNH endonuclease gives MSKTPRIRIPPEVKKYVFQRDKYQCQSCGKTTIETNLSIDHIIPLARGGQNDISNLQTLCLNCNQQKTDNIDPRFRRYFEL, from the coding sequence ATGAGCAAAACTCCCCGGATTCGTATCCCGCCGGAAGTAAAAAAATACGTTTTTCAACGTGACAAATACCAATGTCAAAGCTGCGGTAAAACTACTATAGAAACTAACCTCAGCATTGACCATATCATTCCCCTCGCCCGTGGCGGTCAAAATGATATCAGCAATTTACAAACCCTGTGTCTTAACTGCAACCAGCAGAAAACAGACAACATTGATCCCCGCTTCCGGCGATATTTTGAGCTTTAG
- a CDS encoding DUF3536 domain-containing protein, with protein MTSAAQMPASSGSTLTLHSDPNNTKETDPLSKANGVYVTVHGHFYQPPRENPYLDAIERQPSAAPFHDWNERIHWECYRPNAFARVLNDQGEVVGIVNNYEYFSFNIGPTLMSWLERYDVEVYQRILEADAKSSDRLHGHGNAIAQVYNHIIMPLANERDKYTQIRWGKEDFRSRFGRDPEGMWLAETAVDYATLEALVAEGIRFIVLAPSQALRCRPLPTQDHPHSEWIEVGGSQIDSTRPYRCYLKPTLNTSSSPLSAIKEGSRELGVGNGDSNHSPLPTTSASLSTSPHSPPYIDIFFYDGPISRDMGFSDVVYNSSHFAGRIGSAVRGDHRLAQLISVATDGETFGHHKKGTEKTLAYAFTKEFPQQGWTVTNFAHYLSLNSPGWEVELKSVTAWSCAHGVGRWEDDCGCGGEGGVWHQKWRRPLRDSLNWLRDQLTEVYAEHGKQLFRDPWLARDEYIQVLRDRSATNVNRFLARHQTHKLTAAEQVDALRLLEMQRHALLMFTSCGWFFEEISRPEGTQILRYAARALELAGDVAGVQLEKGFVKRLGLAPSNVDQFKHGGEIYRQLVLTAQLGFKQVAAHYAITSLFTNQKPAEAHNSLPRKDAADKQPQRYHKKVYCYAANELDYQMQRMGSLTLAVGNLKLVSEITWESEHLVFAVLHLGGWDFHCGIQQFTGRRDYSQLKEKLFGALKQASAAHTILAMTQLFGEEAFSLQNLFAEERHRIMRLLSEETLTRLGQLYTQAYRDNYGVLMAFHRDEIAVPQELQVAADIALGHRCLMTLRSLEQDIADPQKSWSHILELEAIATEAKHLRCRLNIPDGKQMLEQLIARSLWQLLHDANGSFNADIQLLERLIDVGDQLNIDVSLQRSQELYFSCLQSQIAPVCITSLDNEADNHCLQLLKLGKKLAVDVSMISSQLG; from the coding sequence ATGACTTCTGCTGCCCAAATGCCAGCTAGCTCTGGCTCAACGTTAACATTACATTCAGATCCTAATAACACTAAAGAAACCGATCCCCTGAGCAAGGCTAATGGTGTTTATGTGACGGTGCATGGTCATTTTTATCAGCCACCAAGGGAAAACCCTTATCTGGACGCAATTGAACGCCAACCGAGCGCTGCACCTTTCCATGACTGGAATGAGCGGATTCACTGGGAATGCTATCGTCCAAATGCCTTTGCCAGAGTCTTAAATGACCAAGGCGAAGTGGTGGGGATCGTCAACAATTATGAGTATTTCAGTTTTAATATCGGGCCAACGCTGATGTCGTGGCTAGAACGCTACGATGTGGAGGTTTATCAGCGTATTTTAGAGGCGGATGCTAAGAGTAGCGATCGCTTGCATGGTCACGGCAATGCGATCGCGCAAGTATACAATCACATCATCATGCCTCTGGCGAATGAACGCGACAAATATACCCAAATTCGCTGGGGTAAAGAAGACTTCCGCTCCCGCTTTGGTCGTGATCCCGAAGGGATGTGGCTAGCAGAAACTGCTGTAGACTACGCAACCTTAGAAGCTCTAGTTGCTGAGGGTATTCGCTTCATTGTCCTTGCACCGTCTCAAGCATTGCGTTGCCGTCCCCTCCCCACTCAAGATCATCCCCATTCTGAATGGATCGAAGTCGGCGGTAGTCAGATTGATTCTACCCGTCCCTACCGTTGTTATTTGAAGCCCACACTAAACACTTCATCTTCACCTCTGAGTGCGATCAAAGAAGGGAGTAGGGAATTGGGAGTAGGGAATGGGGATAGTAACCACTCCCCACTCCCCACTACTTCGGCTTCGCTCAGTACAAGTCCCCACTCCCCCCCTTATATTGATATCTTCTTCTACGATGGCCCGATATCGCGGGATATGGGTTTTAGTGATGTCGTTTATAATTCTAGTCACTTTGCCGGACGTATCGGTTCGGCGGTGCGTGGGGATCATCGTCTGGCACAGTTGATTTCTGTGGCGACAGATGGTGAAACCTTCGGACACCACAAAAAGGGAACTGAGAAAACTTTAGCCTACGCCTTTACTAAAGAGTTTCCTCAACAGGGTTGGACGGTAACGAACTTCGCCCATTACCTCAGCTTAAATTCTCCTGGTTGGGAAGTGGAATTAAAGTCAGTCACAGCCTGGAGTTGCGCCCACGGTGTCGGCAGATGGGAGGATGACTGTGGTTGCGGTGGGGAAGGTGGTGTTTGGCATCAGAAATGGCGTCGTCCCTTGCGAGATTCCCTAAATTGGCTGCGGGATCAGCTAACTGAGGTGTATGCAGAACATGGTAAGCAGTTATTCCGTGATCCCTGGCTAGCACGAGATGAATATATCCAAGTATTGCGCGATCGCTCTGCTACCAATGTCAACCGTTTTCTCGCCCGTCATCAAACCCACAAACTAACCGCAGCCGAACAAGTAGACGCTTTGCGCCTATTAGAAATGCAGCGTCACGCTTTGTTGATGTTCACTAGTTGCGGTTGGTTTTTTGAAGAAATTTCCCGTCCAGAGGGGACACAAATTCTGCGCTACGCCGCCCGTGCTTTGGAATTGGCAGGGGATGTGGCTGGTGTGCAGTTGGAAAAAGGCTTCGTCAAACGTCTTGGTTTAGCCCCCAGTAATGTGGATCAGTTCAAACACGGTGGGGAAATTTATCGACAACTGGTGTTAACTGCCCAACTTGGCTTTAAGCAAGTAGCAGCCCATTACGCCATTACTTCCCTATTTACCAATCAGAAACCAGCAGAGGCGCACAATTCGTTACCGAGAAAAGATGCTGCTGATAAACAGCCTCAGCGTTACCACAAAAAGGTTTATTGCTACGCTGCTAATGAGTTAGATTACCAAATGCAACGGATGGGATCGCTAACTCTAGCTGTAGGAAATTTAAAGCTGGTATCAGAGATTACTTGGGAAAGTGAGCATTTGGTATTTGCGGTTCTGCATTTGGGAGGCTGGGATTTCCACTGCGGCATTCAGCAATTTACCGGGCGGCGTGACTACAGCCAATTAAAAGAAAAACTGTTTGGGGCGCTAAAACAAGCTAGCGCGGCTCATACCATCTTGGCGATGACACAGCTATTTGGCGAAGAGGCTTTCAGCTTACAGAATCTATTTGCTGAAGAACGCCACCGGATTATGCGGCTGCTGAGTGAGGAAACACTGACACGTTTAGGACAGTTGTATACCCAAGCGTACCGTGATAATTATGGTGTGCTGATGGCGTTTCATCGAGATGAAATCGCAGTACCGCAAGAGTTGCAGGTTGCAGCAGATATTGCTTTAGGGCATCGCTGTCTGATGACATTACGATCGCTAGAGCAAGATATCGCTGATCCCCAAAAGAGTTGGAGTCACATCTTAGAATTAGAGGCGATCGCTACTGAAGCAAAACATCTGCGTTGTCGGCTGAATATTCCCGACGGTAAGCAGATGTTAGAACAGTTAATTGCGCGATCGCTTTGGCAATTGTTGCACGATGCCAATGGTAGTTTTAATGCAGATATCCAACTATTAGAACGATTGATTGATGTCGGGGATCAACTAAATATTGATGTTTCCCTACAGCGATCGCAGGAACTATACTTTAGTTGTCTGCAAAGTCAGATAGCGCCGGTGTGTATAACTAGCCTTGATAATGAAGCAGATAATCACTGTCTTCAGTTGCTCAAGTTGGGCAAAAAGTTAGCCGTTGATGTCAGCATGATCTCAAGTCAGTTGGGATAG
- the cax gene encoding calcium/proton exchanger — MSTKNIILLVLLLFIPVSLAAHFLEWGELTVFITAGLAILPLAAWMGTATEEIAVVVGPSLGGLLNATFGNATELIIALVALNAGLIDVVKASITGSIISNLLLVMGFSMLLGGLRYKEQTFQPIVARVNADSMNLAVIAILMPTAMNYTSQGINEETLQNFSIAVAVVLILVYALTLLFSMKTHSYLYDVGVAETEEEETPHAKPNMMLWVGVLLVCTLLVALESEMLVDSLEVATSQLGLTALFTGVILVPIVGNAAEHATAVTVAMKNKMDLSLSVAVGSSMQIALFVAPVLVIAGRVLGKPMDLDFQPFELVAVVASVLIANSISSDGKSNWLEGTLLLAAYTVLGFAFYFHPVIEGIG, encoded by the coding sequence ATGTCAACTAAAAACATTATTCTTCTGGTTTTATTACTATTTATCCCAGTTTCCCTAGCAGCCCACTTTCTGGAATGGGGAGAATTGACAGTTTTCATTACAGCTGGATTAGCAATTCTGCCCTTAGCAGCTTGGATGGGTACAGCCACAGAAGAAATTGCTGTTGTAGTGGGGCCATCGTTAGGGGGCTTGTTAAACGCCACCTTTGGCAATGCTACGGAATTAATCATCGCCCTAGTGGCGCTGAACGCTGGGTTAATAGATGTAGTGAAAGCCAGTATCACGGGATCGATTATTAGCAACTTACTACTGGTGATGGGTTTTTCCATGCTTTTGGGGGGATTACGCTACAAAGAACAGACATTTCAGCCAATTGTGGCGCGGGTGAATGCTGATTCGATGAATTTAGCCGTGATTGCCATTTTGATGCCAACGGCGATGAATTACACGTCTCAAGGAATTAACGAAGAAACACTGCAAAATTTTTCTATTGCTGTTGCTGTAGTATTAATTCTGGTTTATGCTCTAACACTGCTATTTTCAATGAAAACCCACTCCTATCTTTATGATGTGGGTGTAGCGGAGACAGAAGAAGAGGAAACCCCTCACGCGAAACCAAATATGATGTTGTGGGTTGGTGTCTTGCTAGTATGTACCTTACTAGTGGCACTTGAGTCAGAAATGCTAGTAGATTCTCTGGAAGTGGCCACATCTCAGCTAGGTTTGACGGCGCTGTTTACAGGGGTAATTTTGGTTCCTATCGTTGGTAACGCGGCTGAACACGCCACAGCAGTCACCGTGGCGATGAAAAATAAGATGGATCTTTCCCTTTCGGTAGCAGTGGGATCAAGTATGCAGATTGCCTTATTTGTTGCTCCCGTGTTGGTGATAGCAGGGCGGGTATTAGGTAAACCAATGGATTTGGATTTCCAACCCTTTGAATTAGTAGCTGTGGTTGCGTCAGTCTTGATTGCAAACAGTATCAGTTCTGATGGTAAGTCCAATTGGTTAGAAGGTACTTTATTATTAGCTGCCTATACAGTGTTGGGGTTCGCCTTCTACTTCCATCCAGTTATAGAAGGTATCGGGTAG
- a CDS encoding serine/threonine-protein kinase: MSYCLNPHCPKPENPHDVKFCRTCGSKLLLKERYRAIKPIGQGGFGKTFLAVDEDKPSKPRCVIKQFYPQAQGTNTLAKAVELFNQEAVQLDELGKHPQIPELLAYFTQEDRQYLVQEFIDGQNLAQELAHRGAFNEIQIRQLLNDLLSVLQFCHARHVIHRDIKPENIILRSGDSKLVLVDFGAAKSATGAALNQTGTSIGSPEYVAPEQMRGRAVFASDIYSLGATCINLLTKRSPFDSYNTNNDTWVWQQYLKTPVSNQLIRILNKMLESIPIRRYQTVDEVFKDLNQQSQVAATPAIAAKPIPQSPPNSPPAFVSPSPSQVDLELEQMKTQFLGSNKPQPNKIQPPNPTSGTTSKNKIDEELEELKAKYLGNNNP; this comes from the coding sequence ATGAGCTACTGCCTTAATCCCCATTGTCCCAAGCCGGAAAATCCTCATGATGTCAAGTTTTGCCGGACTTGTGGTTCCAAGTTACTCCTCAAAGAACGTTACCGTGCTATCAAACCAATTGGACAAGGTGGTTTTGGCAAAACCTTCTTAGCTGTGGATGAAGATAAACCCTCAAAACCACGCTGCGTAATTAAGCAATTTTATCCCCAAGCCCAAGGCACTAACACTCTTGCCAAAGCCGTAGAGTTATTTAACCAAGAAGCTGTGCAGTTAGATGAATTGGGCAAACATCCTCAAATTCCCGAACTACTGGCATATTTTACCCAAGAAGACCGGCAGTATCTTGTACAAGAATTTATCGACGGGCAAAACTTAGCCCAGGAATTAGCACATAGAGGTGCTTTCAATGAAATCCAAATCCGGCAACTATTAAATGATTTATTGTCAGTATTGCAATTTTGTCATGCTAGACACGTAATTCACCGCGATATTAAGCCAGAAAATATTATTTTACGTAGCGGTGATAGCAAACTAGTATTAGTAGATTTTGGTGCTGCTAAATCTGCCACTGGCGCCGCCTTAAATCAAACTGGTACAAGTATTGGTAGTCCAGAATATGTTGCCCCTGAACAAATGAGAGGTAGGGCTGTATTTGCCAGTGATATTTACAGTTTGGGTGCGACTTGTATTAATTTATTAACTAAGCGATCGCCCTTCGATTCATACAATACCAACAACGATACTTGGGTTTGGCAGCAATACTTGAAAACTCCTGTTAGTAATCAGTTGATTCGCATTCTCAACAAGATGTTAGAAAGTATTCCAATTCGGCGTTATCAAACAGTAGATGAAGTTTTCAAAGACTTAAATCAACAGTCGCAAGTAGCAGCCACGCCAGCGATTGCAGCAAAACCTATCCCTCAATCGCCACCCAATTCTCCACCTGCTTTTGTATCGCCATCTCCTAGTCAAGTTGATCTAGAATTAGAACAAATGAAAACCCAGTTTTTGGGTAGTAACAAACCTCAACCAAATAAAATACAACCACCAAACCCTACATCTGGGACTACTAGTAAAAATAAAATAGATGAAGAATTAGAAGAGCTAAAAGCCAAATATCTTGGTAATAACAATCCTTAA
- a CDS encoding phosphate ABC transporter substrate-binding protein, whose protein sequence is MSQKSAPPPIVFILIFLALIGGGYWFFVIRPGNVTPSVNTPSAGNSTFSPPSSVASGTTVRIDGSTSMVTINQNLKRAFERQFPGTNVVTSANGSQNGIADLIAGRADIAAVSRSLTAQEQSQGLMAVSVTKDAIALVVGKANPFNQGLTSAQVADIFQGKINNWSAVGGNSGTIRVINRPAISGTHQAFQEIVLKGANFGTTSNIATLPRDATTPLLQALGTDGIGYATFAQVANQQTVRFVPIDGLTPDASSYPYQRQLFYVYKNPASPGVQAFLGYATSPQGQQAMILEN, encoded by the coding sequence ATGAGTCAAAAAAGCGCTCCTCCTCCAATTGTTTTTATCCTGATTTTTCTAGCTTTAATCGGTGGTGGTTACTGGTTCTTTGTAATCAGGCCAGGTAATGTTACCCCTTCAGTTAATACACCCTCTGCTGGTAATTCGACTTTTTCGCCCCCAAGTTCAGTAGCAAGCGGTACTACTGTGAGAATAGACGGATCTACGAGCATGGTGACAATTAACCAAAATCTCAAAAGAGCTTTTGAGAGGCAGTTTCCTGGGACAAATGTTGTCACTAGTGCTAATGGTTCTCAAAATGGGATCGCGGATTTGATAGCCGGTAGAGCAGATATTGCGGCGGTATCGCGATCGCTAACTGCACAAGAACAAAGTCAGGGATTGATGGCGGTGTCTGTGACAAAAGATGCGATCGCGCTTGTGGTTGGTAAAGCAAATCCTTTTAATCAAGGATTAACTAGCGCCCAAGTAGCAGATATTTTTCAGGGCAAAATTAACAACTGGTCAGCCGTAGGTGGTAACAGTGGAACTATCCGAGTCATTAATCGACCGGCAATTAGTGGAACGCATCAAGCATTTCAGGAAATAGTGTTGAAGGGAGCTAATTTTGGCACAACATCAAACATTGCAACACTACCACGAGATGCCACAACTCCTCTACTCCAAGCTTTAGGAACTGATGGCATTGGCTATGCAACCTTTGCACAGGTTGCCAATCAACAAACAGTACGATTTGTTCCAATTGATGGATTGACTCCCGATGCAAGTAGTTATCCCTATCAACGGCAACTGTTTTATGTCTATAAAAACCCTGCTAGCCCTGGAGTTCAAGCTTTCTTAGGCTATGCAACTTCGCCTCAAGGGCAGCAAGCTATGATACTGGAAAATTAA